A portion of the Microlunatus phosphovorus NM-1 genome contains these proteins:
- a CDS encoding ferritin-like domain-containing protein, translating to MVAYTRADLLTLLAEAAEVEHSLMCQYLFAAYSMKRSGLTDEQQNLVFDWERTILLVARQEMEHLGLVINLTTAVGGAPTLGHPTFPYPTSLFGHEMALEPFSVPVLQKFVCFERPDTVHPVDAFCRAAPLTTKPYQTVGELYERLRTMLIALAAQTPDLFIGPPDAQVVGGQLGTDFPRLGCLGGGYDVFMRPVTDLPSALAVIDLVIEQGEGAPMDHEISHYRRFLDILQDFDAHSFAAAEQVLSNPTAAAITNPAASAVFSLFDEAYGVLLAILARMFSHSDETEDDVAVLRSVAFMPLMTMGIRPLAELLTTMPAHLPDDGWRAGPSFDSHGPVLVLPHRAAAWTVLSESLDGLAARALATAGEPGMPKRLRYIAQSLNLIAQRLSAGLGMVGAP from the coding sequence GTGGTGGCCTACACCCGAGCTGACCTGCTCACCCTCCTGGCGGAGGCCGCCGAGGTCGAGCACTCGCTGATGTGCCAGTACCTGTTCGCCGCCTACTCGATGAAGCGTTCAGGTCTCACCGACGAGCAGCAGAATCTGGTCTTCGACTGGGAGCGGACCATCCTGCTGGTCGCCCGCCAGGAGATGGAGCATCTCGGGCTGGTGATCAACCTGACCACCGCCGTCGGCGGAGCGCCGACCCTGGGTCATCCCACTTTTCCCTATCCCACGTCGCTGTTCGGCCACGAGATGGCGCTCGAGCCGTTCTCGGTGCCGGTGCTGCAGAAGTTCGTCTGCTTCGAGCGTCCAGACACCGTGCATCCCGTCGATGCCTTCTGTCGCGCGGCACCGCTGACGACCAAGCCCTACCAGACGGTCGGCGAGCTGTATGAGCGACTGCGTACGATGCTCATCGCCTTGGCGGCCCAGACGCCGGATCTGTTCATCGGGCCACCGGATGCCCAGGTGGTCGGCGGACAGCTCGGCACCGATTTCCCGCGGCTCGGCTGTCTCGGCGGCGGCTACGACGTGTTCATGCGTCCGGTCACCGATCTGCCCAGCGCCCTCGCCGTCATCGACCTGGTGATCGAGCAGGGCGAAGGTGCGCCGATGGACCATGAGATCTCCCACTACCGGCGTTTCCTGGACATCCTGCAGGACTTCGACGCGCACTCGTTTGCCGCAGCTGAGCAGGTGCTCTCCAATCCCACGGCCGCGGCGATCACCAATCCGGCGGCGAGCGCCGTGTTCAGTCTGTTCGACGAGGCGTACGGGGTGCTGCTGGCGATCCTGGCCCGGATGTTCTCCCACAGCGACGAGACCGAGGACGATGTGGCCGTGTTGCGCTCGGTGGCATTCATGCCACTCATGACGATGGGGATCCGTCCACTGGCCGAGTTGTTGACCACGATGCCGGCACATCTGCCCGACGACGGCTGGCGGGCCGGGCCCTCGTTCGACAGCCACGGGCCGGTGCTGGTGCTGCCGCATCGTGCGGCGGCCTGGACGGTGCTCTCGGAGTCCTTGGACGGGTTGGCGGCCCGGGCCCTGGCGACGGCAGGAGAGCCGGGGATGCCGAAGCGGCTGCGCTACATCGCGCAGTCCCTCAATCTCATCGCCCAACGACTGTCAGCCGGGCTGGGGATGGTGGGTGCGCCGTGA
- the glgX gene encoding glycogen debranching protein GlgX codes for MDIWPGKSYPLGATYDGSGVNFAMFSEAATRVELCLLDDEGEETRFELTEVDGYVWHAYLPGVQPGQRYGYRVHGPYDPGQGPRCNPAKLLLDPYAKAIEGMIDGDESLYSYRFDDPSQFNDDDSRGHTMLSVVVNPYFDWGHDRPPGHEYHESVIYETHVKGLTMTHPDVPEEIRGTYAALGHPVIIDHLKSLGVTAVELLPVHQFVNDPHLVQRGLSNYWGYNTIGFLAPHNTYSSGGGRGQQVTEFKAMVKALHAAGIEVILDVVYNHTAEGSQLGPTIAYRGIDNAMYYRLVDADRSHYYDTTGTGNSLLMRSPHVLQLIMDSLRYWAQEMHVDGFRFDLAATLARQFHEVDKLSAFFDIIQQDPVISQVKLIAEPWDLGDGGYQVGNFPPLWTEWNGKYRDTVRDFWRGEPRSLGEFASRLTGSSDLYNHSDRRPTASINFVIAHDGFTLRDLVSYNHKHNEANGEDNRDGESHNRSWNCGVEGPTEDPKIEALRLKQQRNFITTLMLSQGVPMLAHGDELGRTQGGNNNVYAQDNEISWVDWDLDADSRDLLAYTSAAIELRRKHPVFRRRRFFAGDAKHGGKSELGDILWLRPDGHEMDEGDWNSGFARSLMVFLNGDAIPELDAAGRSVSDDHFLLLFNAWSEAISFTLPPAALGNNWLVRLDTHHGTVDPPDANPWRARSKHSIQPHSIVVLSTSVVPDEERQASRSRARRVSPTIARTSQRR; via the coding sequence ATGGACATCTGGCCGGGCAAGTCCTACCCCTTGGGAGCGACGTACGACGGCAGCGGCGTGAACTTCGCGATGTTCTCCGAGGCGGCGACCAGGGTCGAGCTCTGCCTGCTGGACGACGAGGGCGAGGAGACCCGGTTCGAGCTGACCGAGGTCGACGGCTACGTCTGGCATGCCTACCTGCCGGGCGTTCAACCAGGGCAGCGGTACGGCTACCGGGTGCACGGCCCGTACGACCCTGGGCAGGGCCCGCGCTGCAATCCCGCCAAGCTGCTGTTGGATCCGTACGCGAAGGCGATCGAGGGCATGATCGACGGCGACGAGTCGCTCTACTCGTACCGGTTCGACGACCCGAGCCAGTTCAACGACGACGACTCCCGCGGCCACACGATGTTGTCGGTGGTCGTCAACCCCTACTTCGACTGGGGCCATGATCGTCCGCCGGGGCACGAGTATCACGAGTCGGTGATCTACGAGACCCATGTGAAGGGTCTGACCATGACCCATCCGGACGTGCCGGAGGAGATCCGCGGCACGTATGCGGCCCTCGGGCACCCGGTGATCATCGATCACCTCAAGAGCCTGGGTGTGACGGCGGTTGAGCTACTGCCGGTGCATCAGTTCGTCAACGACCCGCACCTGGTTCAACGGGGCCTGTCGAACTACTGGGGCTACAACACCATCGGGTTCCTGGCGCCGCACAACACCTACTCCAGCGGCGGGGGGCGCGGTCAGCAGGTCACCGAGTTCAAGGCCATGGTCAAGGCGCTGCATGCGGCGGGCATCGAAGTGATCTTGGACGTGGTCTACAACCACACCGCCGAGGGCAGTCAGCTGGGCCCGACGATCGCCTACCGGGGCATCGACAACGCCATGTACTACCGGCTGGTCGACGCCGATCGCTCGCACTACTACGACACCACGGGCACCGGCAACAGCCTGCTGATGCGCAGCCCGCATGTGCTCCAGCTGATCATGGACTCGTTGCGCTACTGGGCCCAGGAGATGCACGTCGACGGCTTCCGCTTCGACCTGGCCGCGACCTTGGCCCGGCAGTTCCATGAGGTCGACAAGCTGTCGGCGTTCTTCGACATCATCCAGCAGGACCCGGTGATCTCGCAGGTGAAGCTGATCGCCGAGCCGTGGGACCTGGGCGACGGCGGCTATCAGGTCGGCAACTTCCCGCCGCTGTGGACCGAGTGGAACGGCAAATACCGCGACACGGTCCGCGATTTCTGGCGGGGCGAGCCCAGGAGCCTGGGTGAGTTCGCCTCGCGATTGACCGGTTCGTCGGATCTCTACAACCACTCCGATCGGCGGCCCACTGCCTCGATCAACTTCGTCATCGCCCACGACGGCTTCACGCTGCGCGATCTCGTGTCCTACAACCACAAGCACAACGAGGCCAATGGTGAGGACAACCGGGATGGTGAGAGCCACAACCGGTCCTGGAACTGCGGCGTCGAGGGGCCGACCGAGGATCCCAAGATCGAGGCGCTGCGGCTCAAGCAGCAGCGCAACTTCATCACCACCTTGATGCTCAGCCAGGGTGTCCCGATGCTGGCGCACGGCGACGAGCTGGGCCGGACCCAGGGCGGCAACAACAACGTGTACGCCCAGGACAACGAGATCTCCTGGGTGGACTGGGACCTCGATGCCGACTCGCGGGACCTGCTCGCGTACACGTCGGCCGCGATCGAGCTGCGCCGCAAGCATCCGGTCTTCCGGCGGCGCCGCTTCTTCGCCGGCGATGCCAAGCACGGCGGCAAGAGCGAGCTCGGCGACATCTTGTGGCTGCGTCCCGACGGGCACGAGATGGACGAAGGCGACTGGAACTCCGGCTTCGCCCGCAGTCTGATGGTGTTCTTGAACGGAGATGCCATTCCCGAGCTGGACGCCGCCGGCCGCAGCGTCAGCGACGATCATTTCCTGCTGCTCTTCAACGCCTGGTCCGAGGCGATCAGCTTCACCCTGCCGCCGGCGGCCCTGGGCAACAACTGGCTGGTCCGGCTGGACACGCATCACGGCACGGTGGATCCGCCCGATGCCAATCCGTGGCGAGCCCGGTCGAAGCACTCGATCCAACCGCATTCGATCGTGGTCTTGTCGACGTCCGTGGTGCCCGACGAAGAGCGGCAGGCATCTCGGTCCCGCGCGCGGCGGGTCAGCCCGACCATCGCGCGCACCTCGCAGCGTCGGTAG
- a CDS encoding DNA polymerase IV, which translates to MRSQPSVLHLDLDAFFAAVEQRDKPSLRGKAVVVGGIGQRGVVATASYEARRFGVRSAMPAHEARRRAPHAAFLAGRFEAYRAASHEVMSILRELSPAVEPLSLDEAFVDLAQARRPVELTDAGLRRLVGELKAEVAAATGGLTASVGIGSSKFIAKLATELGKPDGLVVVAPGAEVPLIEPLPVSVIPGVGPVTAEKLQRIGVHTVADLQRVSVAEVAQLIGKAHAQGLTDLAYARDDRPVEPERETKSISMEDTFETDLVDRATLTAICERHARQVAARLRSAGLFARTVTLKLRRHDFSTQTRSTTLRSPIDTPDEIARLARGLLDAIDLTGGIRLLGVGVAGLTEVVQDQLFDESGNDPTDSPDSADESGTVRQSAAGSVAESESGVGGQNGAGAEVPVAGVTGPDIPVAGVTARHGHRWLPGIDVEHDEHGRGWVWGSGLGRVTVRFESWQTGPGPVRTFAEADPALHRADPLPYRPRCAVA; encoded by the coding sequence GTGCGCTCTCAGCCGTCTGTGCTGCACCTCGACCTCGATGCGTTCTTCGCCGCGGTCGAGCAGCGCGACAAGCCCTCACTGCGGGGCAAGGCCGTCGTGGTCGGCGGCATCGGCCAGCGGGGAGTGGTGGCCACCGCGTCGTACGAAGCCCGCCGGTTCGGGGTGCGTTCGGCCATGCCCGCCCACGAAGCGCGGCGGCGCGCACCGCACGCGGCCTTCCTGGCCGGCCGGTTCGAGGCCTACCGGGCAGCCAGCCACGAGGTGATGAGCATCCTGCGGGAGCTCTCGCCTGCGGTCGAGCCGCTCTCGCTGGACGAGGCATTCGTCGATCTGGCCCAGGCCCGGAGACCGGTCGAGCTGACCGACGCCGGGCTGCGTCGGCTGGTCGGCGAACTGAAAGCGGAAGTCGCGGCGGCCACTGGAGGGCTGACCGCCTCGGTCGGCATCGGGTCGTCGAAGTTCATCGCCAAGCTCGCCACCGAGCTGGGCAAGCCCGACGGGCTGGTGGTGGTCGCCCCCGGCGCGGAGGTCCCACTGATCGAACCGCTGCCGGTCAGCGTGATCCCCGGAGTCGGCCCGGTGACCGCGGAGAAGCTGCAGCGCATCGGGGTCCACACGGTGGCCGACCTGCAGCGGGTCTCGGTCGCCGAGGTGGCCCAGCTGATCGGCAAGGCACACGCCCAAGGGCTGACCGATTTGGCGTACGCGCGCGACGACCGACCCGTGGAGCCGGAGCGGGAGACCAAGTCAATCTCGATGGAGGACACCTTCGAAACCGATCTGGTGGACCGGGCGACCTTGACGGCCATCTGTGAACGTCATGCCCGCCAGGTCGCCGCGCGGCTGCGCTCGGCCGGGCTGTTCGCTCGGACGGTGACGCTGAAGCTGCGCCGCCATGACTTCTCCACCCAGACCCGGTCGACGACGCTGCGCTCCCCCATCGACACCCCGGACGAGATCGCCCGGCTGGCGCGCGGTCTGTTGGACGCCATCGACCTCACCGGCGGGATCCGGCTGCTCGGCGTCGGGGTGGCCGGATTGACCGAGGTCGTCCAGGATCAGCTCTTCGACGAAAGCGGGAACGATCCGACCGACTCACCGGACTCCGCCGACGAGTCAGGCACGGTCAGGCAGTCAGCGGCTGGATCTGTTGCCGAGAGCGAGAGTGGCGTCGGGGGCCAGAACGGTGCCGGGGCGGAGGTGCCGGTGGCCGGTGTCACGGGCCCGGACATACCGGTAGCGGGCGTGACCGCCCGACATGGACACCGGTGGCTGCCCGGCATCGATGTCGAGCATGACGAGCACGGCCGCGGCTGGGTCTGGGGATCCGGGCTGGGCCGGGTCACCGTACGGTTCGAGAGCTGGCAGACCGGGCCCGGGCCGGTAAGGACCTTCGCCGAAGCCGACCCGGCTCTGCACCGAGCCGACCCGCTGCCGTATCGCCCACGCTGCGCGGTCGCCTAG
- a CDS encoding gamma-glutamyl-gamma-aminobutyrate hydrolase family protein — translation MTRPVIGISSYREQARFGAWDTTTDLLHANYARSVEAAGAVAVLLPPQSAGAAEVVGRLDALIIAGGADIDPARYGAMRHPMTQHNRLDRDAWEWALLDAAEAARIPVLGICRGMQLMAVRAGGRLEQHLPDVVGHGEHAPAPGAFGWTPIRTTAGSTVRRLVGDEVQVTCHHHQAVADHPGFEVTARAADGTIEAIEDPERPFWMAVQWHPEYGDDHGLFRGLVAATGADAVPTALTESVAPPTAACR, via the coding sequence ATGACCAGACCGGTGATCGGGATCTCGTCCTACCGAGAGCAGGCCCGGTTCGGCGCGTGGGACACCACCACAGATCTGTTGCACGCGAACTATGCACGCTCCGTGGAGGCCGCCGGCGCGGTGGCGGTGCTGTTGCCGCCACAGAGTGCTGGTGCGGCCGAGGTCGTGGGACGGCTCGACGCGTTGATCATCGCGGGTGGGGCGGACATCGACCCGGCACGCTATGGGGCGATGCGGCACCCGATGACCCAGCACAACAGGCTGGATCGAGACGCGTGGGAGTGGGCACTGTTGGACGCTGCCGAGGCGGCGCGGATCCCGGTGCTGGGGATCTGCCGTGGCATGCAGCTGATGGCGGTGCGAGCCGGTGGCAGGCTGGAGCAGCACCTGCCGGACGTGGTCGGGCATGGCGAGCATGCACCCGCGCCGGGTGCCTTCGGGTGGACCCCGATCCGGACCACGGCCGGTTCGACGGTGCGCCGGTTGGTGGGCGACGAGGTGCAGGTCACCTGCCACCACCACCAGGCCGTCGCCGATCACCCCGGCTTCGAGGTGACGGCTCGGGCTGCGGACGGCACGATCGAGGCGATCGAAGATCCGGAGCGTCCCTTCTGGATGGCCGTGCAATGGCACCCCGAATACGGCGACGACCACGGGCTGTTTCGTGGACTGGTCGCCGCCACCGGCGCCGATGCTGTCCCGACCGCGCTCACCGAGTCAGTCGCACCACCCACGGCGGCTTGTCGGTAA